In Triticum urartu cultivar G1812 chromosome 6, Tu2.1, whole genome shotgun sequence, the following proteins share a genomic window:
- the LOC125516995 gene encoding serine-aspartate repeat-containing protein I-like, producing the protein MAHRPTSVTPVPGSRTPRLTVLPPEERPPRRTAPPPTRTWYWFHPLPAEAAGADNADDPLAAGNADHPDPLPVEAADANNPDLLLADADAEDEDEADNNDHLDHPLGAEAADGDHPDLPLGGEEADGDHPDLPLPAEEADSDHHDLPLPAEEVDGDHHDLPLAAEEADGDHHNLPLADADADAEEDAEAEAGADDPAELPRMPLLPPLSWARCRSRLRPWRTIPLQCRLRNSISGGPRPFGGRGGGGR; encoded by the exons atggcCCACCGCCCGACGAGCGTGACACCTGTGCCGGGGTCGCGTACACCTCGGCTGACCGTGCTCCCACCAGAGGAAAGGCCCCCGCGGAGGACGGCTCCACCGCCGACGCGCACGTGGTACTGGTTCCATCCGCTCCCCGCCGAGGCAGCCGGCGCCGACAACGCCGACGACCCGCTCGCCGCGGGCAACGCAGACCATCCCGACCCGCTCCCCGTCGAGGCAGCCGACGCCAACAACCCGGACCTCCTACTAGCCGACGCCGACGCGGAGGACGAGGACGAGGCCgacaacaacgaccacctcgaccaCCCGCTCGGCGCCGAGGCAGCCGACGGCGACCACCCCGACCTCCCTctcggcggcgaggaggccgacGGCGACCACCCAGACCTCCCGCTCCCCGCCGAGGAGGCCGACAGCGACCACCACGACCTCCCGCTCCCCGCCGAGGAGGTCGACGGCGACCACCACGACCTCCCGCTCGCCGCCGAGGAGGCCGACGGCGACCACCACAACCTCCCGCTCGCTGACGCCGACGCGGACGCGGAGGAAGACGCAGAGGCCGAAGCCGGGGCCGACGACCCCGCCGAGCTCCCCCGGATGCCCCTCCTGCCGCCGCTCTCCTGGgcccgctgccggagccgtcttCGCCCCTGGCGTACCATCCCGCTGCAATGCCGCTTGAG GAATTCGATCAGTGGGGGGCCCCGTCCATTtggcggcagaggaggaggaggacgatga